GCAAAATGGCGAACCTGTGGAATTTGGCCAGGCCTTGATCCGCATTAATCCAAGTTAATTCAGTTCCTCAATACGGCTCATCTGAATAAGACTAGGTTAGCCACTCAACCCGGCCAGGAGTCTAATCTCTAAAACCGCTTTTGCTGACCTCATTGACAACTTCCCTTAAGCCGGTATCCTAGGCCATAGACTGTCTCAATTAAATGGTCATCGCCAAAGGCTGTTATTTTTTTGCACTGTAGGCGAACCTGAGCCGCAACAACATTACTGGTGGACTCCGAGGCCATGGCCCAAAGTTGGTTTTTGATTTGTTCGCTACTGCGGATTTGTTGTGGATGTTTCATAAAATATTCTAACAATTGAAACTCTTTAGCTGTTAAGGGAATGATCATGTTGATCTCGGAATTCGGATTATGAATTAAACTAGCCGTAGCATAGTCAAGGGTCAGTTCGCCCACGGTCAAGGCCTGGGGTTGAAATTGGGGTACGCGCCGTTGTAAAGCTCGCAGACGCGCTAAGAATTCCGACATTGCGAAGGGTTTGACTAAGGAATCATCCGCCCCGGCATCCAGGCCAATAACCCGGTCACTAATTTTACTTTTGCCGTCAGGATCAGGATGGGTAATGGATTGTTTTGCTGCCGTAGGCGCTGACAGAGTTCGATGCCGCTGAGTCCTGGTAATAACCAATCAAAAATCGCTAAGGTATATTCTGTCCAAGGATAATTAAGAAGATTCCAGGCCTGGTTCGCATCTTGAACCCAATCAACGATGATGGTTGCCTATTGATTCTTAATTTTGATAGAGATACCTAATCGGCCAAACTCTAAGAACCCACCCGCACATCCACCACTGTCCCACGGGCATTGTAGTTGGGGTTGTCTAGCTCTACAGGAGTCCCTACCTTGACATTACTATTCCCTAAAACCGGGCCATTGGCCGTAACTTGCCCTTTCCCGATCAGGGTTAACAAGACATTGCTACTAAAGGCCATTTCTGGGCGGGGATCCGGTAAGGCCTTGACGGAGCCATCGGGTTGAGAAACGGTAACGGTACGGGGTAAATAATCAACGGTTTTGATATCCACTTGCCCATAGGGTTGGTTACGGATAATAAAGTTGGCTTTTTCCCCAGGCCTGACAATGGCTTTTGCATCCCTAGTTCCCAGGCCAATCACCAGCACATCCACTTCAATCGGCTTACTTGCTGCAACTTGGGCAATGGAAGTTCCAGATTTACCGGGTACAATCAGCAGGCCAATCACCACTAACAGTAAGACCAGGCCAGCCCCAACATCCAAAACACTTAACTTGCCAAATAATCGCCCTTGGGAATCAATTAACGCCATCCATTTGCTCTCAACTCACCGGCATGGGGATCTGTGGAACCGATTAAACCTTGCCACATTTCCACACACCAGTCAGCCTATCACGATGTCACCTACCCAGGATGAGGAGAACCAACTGGAACATTCCCGAAAGGGCCTTAGTCTGGAAACAAAGAGATTTCTGTGATTAACCCCGTGCCTATCACGCCTCGCCAAAGTCGCTGGTTTATTCGTGTGGCCGCGCTGAGCTTAGCCCTGAGTTTCCTGCTCCATCCTCTGACTACCCAGGCCCAGAGTGTGCTGGATCGCATTTTATTTCAAGGCATTCAACTCCTCCAGGTGTCTAATATTTCGCCGCAGCAGGAAGTAGCTATTGGTAGCCAAATTAACCAACAAATGCTCCGTCAAGGGATGCGAGTTAACAGTAATCCTCAACTACAGAGTTACATTAATCAAATTGGCTCACGCTTAGTGGCAGTCACAGAGCGCAAAAATATTCCCTACACCTTTCAAGTCATCAATGACCGGGCAGTTAATGCCTATGCCACAATGGGGGGATTTGTTTATGTCACTACAGGGTTAATTGCCACAGCTGAGAACGAAGCAGAATTAGCCGGAGTAATGGGGCATGAAATTGGTCATATTGAACAGCGTCACGTGATTCGCCAAATGCAGCAAACCCTCTTGGCCCGTGGCCTGTTAACGGCTGCCGGATTAGATCGAGATCAGGGGGTGATGATGGCCACAGAATTAGCCTTTCGGCGGCCCCGCAGTCGGCAAGATGAACTAGAAGCGGATCGGGTTGGCCTCATTCTCTTAGCTCG
Above is a window of Pseudocalidococcus azoricus BACA0444 DNA encoding:
- a CDS encoding M48 family metallopeptidase, encoding MPITPRQSRWFIRVAALSLALSFLLHPLTTQAQSVLDRILFQGIQLLQVSNISPQQEVAIGSQINQQMLRQGMRVNSNPQLQSYINQIGSRLVAVTERKNIPYTFQVINDRAVNAYATMGGFVYVTTGLIATAENEAELAGVMGHEIGHIEQRHVIRQMQQTLLARGLLTAAGLDRDQGVMMATELAFRRPRSRQDELEADRVGLILLARSNYATVGLPSFLVKLARNPAPPAILSTHPAARDRVIIAERLIQSGINNNCPNTPQDPACGLNSSIYQQDIRSRLN
- a CDS encoding DUF4330 domain-containing protein — encoded protein: MALIDSQGRLFGKLSVLDVGAGLVLLLVVIGLLIVPGKSGTSIAQVAASKPIEVDVLVIGLGTRDAKAIVRPGEKANFIIRNQPYGQVDIKTVDYLPRTVTVSQPDGSVKALPDPRPEMAFSSNVLLTLIGKGQVTANGPVLGNSNVKVGTPVELDNPNYNARGTVVDVRVGS